The proteins below are encoded in one region of Pomacea canaliculata isolate SZHN2017 linkage group LG7, ASM307304v1, whole genome shotgun sequence:
- the LOC112568848 gene encoding neurotrypsin-like, whose product MMYRAVSVYWISVLLVPSVAQQMSARVVNGTADAGRLEISYGGTWSTVCGNLFGQTEALVACRMLGFNSTTVVVVGSATYGAGSGSILSSGLQCVGDETSLARCLHLGHYRHGCEHWHDVGVMCNINRKQSITATPMTARLSGGTSKAGRLEISVNGEWTTVCQNRFEQSEVEVACMMLEFNSTRQTAVKYLLINDGSRFQFDYMGCQGMETNLQQCNIGKLNKSNCLDVGIICEFKSFSLRLTGPHRTDSNMGRVEVKIGSKQFSTVCVNNEKTAAVICRQLNLTSDNAALIDGLLFGQDKSPLLQATFACEGTERSLDECGRSNTAKDCYSDDVGVFCSIDYRLLIVFRDERYPFIEGANKALRCVTPRKYERVGEYTWEDTAGGRPHGEFLMFDNLTKEYNGRQVRCETRIRGERDSITEYAIWSDFHTLKVYYKPLITITWTNNTGEQQPLSTLSELKPGHNVTLWCEADSNPPPASITWSGRVNSTTGELRILAADHVTHSGVYTCTVVTQTVDDDDRLPLTSSYQLTLSVQG is encoded by the exons ATGATGTACAGGGCCGTCAGTGTTTACTGGATCTCTGTTCTCCTGGTGCCCAGTGTGG ctcagcagatgtcagctcgtgtagttaatggcacagcagacgcaggacgtctagagatatCGTACGGTGGaacttggagcacagtgtgtgGCAATTTATTTGGACAGACAGAGgccttggtagcctgcaggatgctaggatTTAACAG cacaacagTTGTAGTCGTGGGGTCGGCTacgtacggagcaggctctggttcTATTCTGTCCAGTGGCCTGCAGTGTGTGGGggacgaaaccagcctggcgcggTGTCTACACTTGGGGCACTACAGACACGGCTGTGAACACTGGCAtgatgtcggcgtcatgtgcaacatCA acagaaaacagtCAATAACAG CCACACCGATGACAGCCCGGTTATCTGGCGGGACGTCTAAAGCAGGACGTCTAGAAATATCGGTCAACGGAGAATGGACTACAGTGTGTCAGAACAGATTTGAACAGAGCGAAGTAGAGGTGGCCTGCATGATGCTGGAATTTAACAG CACTAGGCAAACAGCTGTGAAGTATCTTCTTATAAACGATGGCTCACGATTTCAATTTGATTATATGGGGTGTCAAGGAATGGAAACAAATCTTCAACAATGCAATATAGGAAAACTTAACAAAAGCAACTGCCTGGATGTCGGTATCATTTGTGAGTTCAAAAGCTTta GTCTGCGACTGACAGGACCTCACCGTACAGACAGTAACATGGGGCGTGTAGAAGTGAAGATTGGAAGTAAACAATTTAGCacagtgtgtgtaaacaacGAGAAAACTGCCGCAGTCATCTGCAGACAACTCAATTTAACCTC AGATAATGCTGCACTGATAGACGGTTTGTTGTTTGGACAAGACAAGAGCCCTTTACTTCAAGCTACATTTGCTTGTGAGGGAACAGAGAGAAGTCTGGATGAATGTGGGCGAAGTAACACTGCAAAGGACTGTTATTCTGATGATGTTGGCGTCTTTTGCAGCATTG ATTACCGTCTTTTAATAGTTTTCCGGGACGAAAGGTACCCGTTTATAGAAGGAGCAAACAAAGCTCTGAGGTGTGTGACACCACGAAAGTATGAACGGGTCGGTGAGTACACATGGGAAGACACAGCTGGCGGTCGTCCTCATGGCGAGTTTCTGATGTTTGACAATCTGACTAAAGAGTACAATGGACGGCAAGTGCGCTGCGAAACCCGCATCCGTGGTGAACGGGATTCTATTACTGAATATGCCATATGGAGTGATTTTCATACCCTAAAGGTTTACT ATAAGCCGTTGATTACAATAACATGGACTAACAACACCGGGGAACAACAGCCCTTGTCAACTCTTTCTGAGTTAAAGCCTGGACACAACGTGACCCTGTGGTGtgaggctgacagcaaccctccCCCCgcgtccatcacgtggtcaggaagaGTGAACAGCACGACTGGGGAGTTACGGATCCTAgcggcagaccacgtgacacacagcggtgtgtacacctgtaccgtCGTCACTCAAaccgttgatgatgacgacagacTTCCGCTGACCTCATCTTACCAGCTCACCCTCAGTGTTCAAGGTTGA